A single Clavibacter nebraskensis NCPPB 2581 DNA region contains:
- a CDS encoding DUF885 domain-containing protein, producing the protein MTTTPKAPRPQTDIDRIAEGWIDASLDLRPEERVYLGRPGREGEYGDTSPVGHAAHAEAARAVVRQLAAATPVDAVDEVTRMDLTRELELDVEMHDAGVHLSDLNVIASPAQAIREVFDISPTATVDDWEHVATRLGNVAGAVDGYIETLREGVRRAQVPAKRQIREVLGQVERQAAPDGFFRSFAQDARPDAGELPASLRQAVGARAEEARSAYARLAAFLGSELEPAGREADAVGREQYALRSRSFLGAEVDLDETYEWGVGELARMVEEQEAIAREILPGASVLEAIAHLDGDASRKLHGTDALRAWMQETSDRAVEELGRTHFDIPQEIRALECMIAPTQEGGIYYSGPADDFSRPGRMWWSVPEGVTEFDTWRELTTVYHEGVPGHHLQIAQATYNKAELNTWRRFAGTSGHAEGWALYAERLMQELGYLDDPADRLGMLDGQRMRAARVVLDIGVHLGKTRPDGEARWDADYAFDFMGRNVNMDPSFVRFEVNRYLGWPGQAPSYKVGQRIWEDLRDETRRREGDAFDIRAFHRRALDVGGVGLDTLRAAVLR; encoded by the coding sequence ATGACGACGACGCCGAAGGCCCCCCGACCGCAGACGGACATCGACCGCATCGCCGAGGGGTGGATCGACGCCTCGCTCGACCTGCGCCCCGAGGAGCGCGTCTACCTCGGCCGCCCGGGCCGCGAGGGCGAGTACGGCGACACGTCGCCCGTGGGGCACGCGGCGCACGCCGAGGCGGCCCGTGCGGTCGTCCGGCAGCTCGCTGCGGCCACGCCCGTCGACGCGGTCGACGAGGTCACCCGCATGGACCTCACCCGGGAGCTGGAGCTGGACGTCGAGATGCACGACGCGGGCGTGCACCTCTCCGATCTCAACGTGATCGCCTCGCCCGCGCAGGCGATCCGCGAGGTCTTCGACATCTCGCCCACGGCCACCGTGGACGACTGGGAGCACGTCGCCACGCGGCTCGGCAACGTCGCCGGCGCGGTCGACGGCTACATCGAGACCCTGCGCGAGGGCGTCCGCCGCGCCCAGGTCCCCGCGAAGCGGCAGATCCGCGAGGTGCTCGGGCAGGTCGAGCGCCAGGCGGCGCCCGACGGCTTCTTCCGCTCCTTCGCCCAGGACGCGCGACCCGACGCCGGCGAGCTGCCCGCATCGCTGCGCCAGGCCGTGGGCGCGCGCGCCGAGGAGGCCCGCTCGGCCTACGCGCGGCTCGCCGCGTTCCTCGGCTCCGAGCTCGAGCCGGCCGGCCGCGAGGCCGACGCCGTGGGCCGCGAGCAGTACGCCCTCCGCTCCCGCTCGTTCCTCGGGGCCGAGGTCGACCTGGACGAGACGTACGAGTGGGGCGTGGGCGAGCTCGCCCGCATGGTGGAGGAGCAGGAGGCCATCGCCCGCGAGATCCTCCCCGGCGCGAGCGTGCTCGAGGCCATTGCGCACCTCGACGGCGACGCGTCCCGCAAGCTCCACGGCACCGATGCGCTGCGGGCCTGGATGCAGGAGACGAGCGACCGCGCGGTCGAGGAGCTCGGCCGCACGCACTTCGACATCCCCCAGGAGATCCGGGCGCTCGAGTGCATGATCGCCCCCACCCAGGAGGGCGGCATCTACTACTCCGGCCCCGCGGACGACTTCAGCCGCCCGGGCCGCATGTGGTGGTCGGTGCCCGAGGGCGTGACCGAGTTCGACACCTGGCGCGAGCTGACCACCGTCTATCACGAGGGCGTCCCGGGCCACCACCTGCAGATCGCGCAGGCCACCTACAACAAGGCCGAGCTCAACACCTGGCGGCGGTTCGCCGGCACGTCGGGCCACGCGGAGGGCTGGGCGCTGTACGCCGAGCGCCTCATGCAGGAGCTCGGCTACCTCGACGACCCGGCCGACCGGCTCGGCATGCTCGACGGCCAGCGCATGCGCGCCGCCCGCGTCGTGCTCGACATCGGCGTCCACCTCGGCAAGACGCGCCCCGACGGCGAGGCGCGGTGGGACGCCGACTACGCCTTCGACTTCATGGGCCGCAACGTCAACATGGATCCGTCGTTCGTCCGCTTCGAGGTCAACCGCTACCTCGGCTGGCCGGGCCAGGCCCCCTCCTACAAGGTGGGCCAGCGCATCTGGGAGGACCTCCGCGATGAGACCCGCCGCCGCGAGGGCGACGCGTTCGACATCCGCGCGTTCCACCGCCGCGCGCTCGACGTCGGCGGCGTGGGCCTCGACACCCTGCGGGCCGCGGTCCTCCGCTGA
- a CDS encoding PTS sugar transporter subunit IIA codes for MTTARLSDLLADGSVRLDARADDRESAIRQAGEALVAAGAVEAGYVEAMLERERSVSTFVGEGVAVPHGTLAAGRDLVRADAISLLRLPDGVDWDGHDVRIVIGIAATGGGHIALLSRLAEILLDPVRAEQLRGATDPATVRALLGAGTVEG; via the coding sequence ATGACGACAGCACGACTCTCCGACCTCCTCGCCGACGGCTCCGTCCGGCTCGACGCGCGCGCAGACGACCGCGAGTCCGCCATCCGCCAGGCGGGCGAGGCGCTGGTCGCGGCCGGCGCCGTCGAGGCCGGCTACGTGGAGGCCATGCTCGAGCGCGAGCGCTCCGTGTCCACCTTCGTGGGCGAGGGCGTCGCGGTGCCGCACGGCACCCTCGCGGCGGGACGCGACCTCGTGCGGGCCGACGCCATCAGCCTGCTGCGGCTGCCCGACGGCGTCGACTGGGACGGCCACGACGTCCGCATCGTCATCGGGATCGCGGCCACCGGGGGCGGCCACATCGCGCTGCTGTCGCGCCTCGCCGAGATCCTGCTCGACCCCGTGCGCGCCGAGCAGCTGCGCGGCGCGACGGATCCCGCGACCGTCCGGGCCCTCCTGGGAGCCGGTACGGTCGAGGGATGA
- the polA gene encoding DNA polymerase I, whose protein sequence is MPNTEKPTLLVIDGHSLAFRAFYALPAESFQNREGQHTNAVHGFIAMLINLLQKERPTHVGVAFDISRFSFRTREYPEYKGTRGETPVEFTGQVPLLERALKTMNIPTLTKEDHEADDILATLATQGREQGFRVLVVSGDRDAIQLVNDDVTLLYPSTQGVSQLTRYDAEKVFEKYGVQPEMYPDIAALVGETSDNLIGVDKVGPKTAVKWLNQYGSLDAVLEHRDEISGKVGDNLRAQYENVIRNRRLNRLLTDVELPLGPADLERKPIDEPALREVFAVLEFKQLLDRVLKLEGSGASASSAGTPVGAVEQEPSTAPAAPQPQQLLDEELAKWIERQSAASPHGLGLTVETQDGKPVGFGLASATEAVTLPWQEGRADYAPFERWLASDAPKIMADAKVQVKAMRRAGLAVSGLAFDVLVAGWLLRPGFTDKTLGALVSRYLLEDLPQPDANQLVPETEALTAPVEAWYTLRVEHALREVLDERTLGVMVDIEMPTLLVLVEMELRGVATDRAGLAELSAQLQERITDLAQRAFAEIGKEINLGSPKQLQEVLFDQLGMPKTRANKTGFSTDAGALADLQASNPHPFLDLLLEHRDASKLRQIIQTLERGIGDDERIHTTYVQTGTTTGRISSNDPNLQNIPVRTEEGRRIRSAIRVGEGYETLLTADYSQIEMRIMAHLSGDAGLIEAFAAGEDLHRFVGSRIFAVEPADVSAEMRAKVKAMSYGLAYGLSAFGLSKQLRIPSSEAKQLMTDYFARFGAVRDYLRQVVEEARAAGYTETIFGRRRPFPDLNSPNRVLRDNAERAALNAPIQGSAADIMKIAMIRIEANMRERDMASRMLLQVHDELILEVAAGEWEALEAIVTDRMAHAADLRVPLEVQVGRGDSWAAAAH, encoded by the coding sequence GTGCCGAACACGGAAAAGCCTACCCTCCTCGTCATCGACGGCCATTCCCTGGCGTTCCGGGCCTTCTACGCCCTGCCGGCGGAGAGCTTCCAGAACCGCGAGGGGCAGCACACGAACGCCGTGCACGGCTTCATCGCGATGCTCATCAACCTCCTGCAGAAGGAGAGGCCCACGCACGTGGGCGTCGCGTTCGACATCTCGCGCTTCTCGTTCCGCACGCGCGAGTACCCGGAGTACAAGGGCACGCGCGGCGAGACGCCCGTGGAGTTCACCGGCCAGGTGCCCCTGCTCGAGCGGGCGCTGAAGACCATGAACATCCCCACCCTCACCAAGGAGGACCACGAGGCGGACGACATCCTCGCGACCCTCGCCACGCAGGGTCGCGAGCAGGGCTTCCGCGTGCTCGTCGTCTCGGGCGACCGCGACGCCATCCAGCTCGTCAACGACGACGTCACGCTGCTCTATCCGTCCACGCAGGGCGTCTCCCAGCTCACGCGCTACGACGCGGAGAAGGTGTTCGAGAAGTACGGCGTGCAGCCCGAGATGTACCCGGACATCGCCGCGCTCGTGGGGGAGACGAGCGACAACCTCATCGGCGTCGACAAGGTCGGCCCGAAGACCGCGGTGAAGTGGCTGAACCAGTACGGGTCGCTCGACGCGGTCCTCGAGCACCGCGACGAGATCTCCGGCAAGGTCGGCGACAACCTCCGCGCGCAGTACGAGAACGTCATCCGCAACCGCCGCCTCAACCGGCTGCTCACCGACGTCGAGCTGCCGCTCGGCCCGGCCGACCTCGAGCGGAAGCCCATCGACGAACCCGCCCTCCGCGAGGTGTTCGCGGTGCTGGAGTTCAAGCAGCTGCTGGACCGTGTGCTGAAGCTCGAGGGATCCGGCGCCTCGGCGTCCAGCGCGGGCACGCCCGTCGGCGCGGTCGAGCAGGAGCCGTCCACCGCCCCGGCCGCCCCGCAGCCGCAGCAGCTGCTCGACGAGGAGCTCGCGAAGTGGATCGAGAGGCAGAGCGCCGCCTCGCCCCACGGCCTGGGCCTCACGGTCGAGACGCAGGACGGGAAGCCCGTCGGCTTCGGGCTCGCGAGCGCGACCGAGGCGGTGACCCTGCCGTGGCAGGAGGGGCGCGCCGACTACGCGCCCTTCGAGCGGTGGCTCGCGAGCGACGCCCCGAAGATCATGGCGGACGCCAAGGTCCAGGTGAAGGCGATGCGCCGCGCCGGCCTCGCCGTCTCCGGCCTCGCCTTCGACGTCCTCGTCGCGGGGTGGCTGCTGCGTCCGGGCTTCACCGACAAGACGCTCGGTGCTCTCGTCAGCCGGTACCTCCTGGAGGATCTGCCCCAGCCCGACGCCAACCAGCTCGTCCCCGAGACCGAGGCGCTGACGGCGCCCGTCGAGGCCTGGTACACGCTCCGGGTCGAGCACGCGCTGCGCGAGGTGCTCGACGAGCGCACGCTCGGCGTCATGGTCGACATCGAGATGCCCACGCTCCTCGTGCTGGTGGAGATGGAGCTCCGCGGCGTCGCGACAGACCGCGCCGGGCTCGCCGAGCTGTCGGCGCAGCTGCAGGAGCGCATCACCGACCTCGCCCAGCGCGCCTTCGCGGAGATCGGCAAGGAGATCAACCTCGGCTCGCCGAAGCAGCTGCAGGAGGTCCTCTTCGACCAGCTCGGCATGCCGAAGACGCGCGCCAACAAGACCGGCTTCTCCACGGACGCCGGCGCGCTGGCCGACCTGCAGGCGTCGAACCCGCACCCGTTCCTCGACCTGCTCCTCGAGCACCGCGACGCGAGCAAGCTGCGGCAGATCATCCAGACCCTCGAGCGCGGCATCGGCGACGACGAGCGGATCCACACCACCTACGTGCAGACCGGCACCACCACCGGCCGCATCTCCTCGAACGACCCGAACCTGCAGAACATCCCCGTGCGCACCGAGGAGGGCCGCCGCATCCGCAGCGCCATCCGCGTGGGCGAGGGCTACGAGACGCTGCTCACGGCCGACTACTCGCAGATCGAGATGCGCATCATGGCGCACCTCTCCGGCGACGCGGGCCTCATCGAGGCGTTCGCGGCGGGGGAGGACCTGCACCGCTTCGTCGGCTCCCGCATCTTCGCCGTGGAGCCCGCGGACGTCAGCGCCGAGATGCGCGCCAAGGTCAAGGCCATGAGCTACGGCCTGGCCTACGGCCTCAGCGCGTTCGGCCTGTCGAAGCAGCTGCGCATCCCGTCGTCCGAGGCGAAGCAGCTCATGACCGACTACTTCGCCCGCTTCGGCGCGGTGCGCGACTACCTCCGCCAGGTCGTGGAGGAGGCGCGTGCGGCCGGGTACACGGAGACGATCTTCGGCCGCCGGCGCCCGTTCCCCGACCTCAACAGCCCCAACCGCGTCCTCCGCGACAACGCCGAGCGGGCCGCGCTCAACGCGCCCATCCAGGGGTCCGCGGCCGACATCATGAAGATCGCGATGATCCGCATCGAGGCCAACATGCGCGAGCGCGACATGGCGTCGCGCATGCTCTTGCAGGTGCACGACGAGCTCATCCTCGAGGTGGCCGCGGGGGAGTGGGAGGCGCTCGAGGCCATCGTCACGGACCGCATGGCGCACGCCGCCGACCTCCGGGTGCCGCTCGAGGTGCAGGTGGGCCGCGGCGACTCGTGGGCCGCCGCCGCGCACTGA
- a CDS encoding PaaI family thioesterase: MTQPAPEDDIGARLVRQPQDVGALAAKMGIVFHELSPGRSVATMPAEGNTQPYGVVHGGAYVVLAESLGSMSANVHAGPDRVAFGIELNASHTRSASSGTITGTCTAIHLGGTLTTHEIVMTDDEGRRLSTVRITNIIRERTPR, encoded by the coding sequence ATGACCCAGCCCGCACCCGAGGACGACATCGGCGCGCGGCTCGTCCGCCAGCCCCAGGACGTGGGCGCGCTCGCCGCGAAGATGGGCATCGTCTTCCACGAGCTGAGCCCCGGGAGGTCCGTCGCGACCATGCCCGCGGAGGGCAACACGCAGCCCTACGGCGTGGTGCACGGCGGCGCGTACGTGGTGCTCGCGGAGTCGCTCGGATCCATGTCCGCGAACGTCCACGCGGGCCCCGACCGCGTCGCGTTCGGCATCGAGCTCAACGCGAGCCACACGCGGTCCGCCTCGTCCGGAACGATCACCGGCACCTGCACGGCGATCCACCTGGGCGGCACGCTCACGACGCACGAGATCGTCATGACGGACGACGAGGGACGCCGGCTCTCGACCGTGCGCATCACGAACATCATCCGCGAGCGCACACCGCGCTGA
- a CDS encoding ANTAR domain-containing response regulator encodes MSDQETAPAAPRRVVVAEDESLIRLDIVETLRDNGFEVVGEAGDGETAVALATELRPDLVIMDVKMPQLDGISAAERLNRNHIAPVVLLTAFSQKELVERAGEAGALAYVVKPFTPNDLLPAIEIALARYAQIITLEAEVSDLVERFETRKLVDRAKGLLNEKMGLTEPEAFRWIQKASMDRRLTMHDVAQAIIEQLSAKKA; translated from the coding sequence GTGAGTGACCAGGAAACAGCCCCCGCAGCCCCCCGCCGTGTCGTCGTCGCCGAGGACGAGTCGCTCATCCGCCTCGACATCGTGGAGACCCTCCGCGACAACGGCTTCGAGGTCGTGGGCGAGGCGGGAGACGGCGAGACGGCCGTCGCGCTCGCCACCGAGCTCCGGCCCGACCTCGTCATCATGGACGTCAAGATGCCGCAGCTCGACGGCATCTCCGCGGCCGAGCGCCTCAACCGCAACCACATCGCCCCCGTCGTCCTCCTCACGGCCTTCAGCCAGAAGGAGCTCGTGGAGCGCGCGGGCGAGGCCGGCGCGCTGGCCTACGTGGTCAAGCCCTTCACGCCGAACGACCTGCTCCCCGCGATCGAGATCGCGTTGGCCCGCTACGCCCAGATCATCACGCTCGAGGCCGAGGTGTCCGACCTGGTCGAGCGCTTCGAGACCCGCAAGCTCGTCGACCGGGCCAAGGGCCTGCTCAACGAGAAGATGGGCCTCACCGAGCCCGAGGCGTTCCGCTGGATCCAGAAGGCGTCCATGGACCGCCGCCTCACCATGCACGACGTGGCGCAGGCCATCATCGAGCAGCTGAGCGCCAAGAAGGCCTAG
- the pyk gene encoding pyruvate kinase: protein MTRRAKIVATLGPATSSYESIRAIIDAGVDVARMNLSHGTYDVHEGIYSTIRKAADDAGRAVAVLVDLQGPKIRLGKFSDGPHDLAFGDTFVITVEDILGTKDICSTTYKGLPGDVKPGDPLLIDDGKVTLRVVSTDGTRVTTTVEVAGAVSNNKGINLPGVAVNVPALSEKDEADLRWGLRLGADLIALSFVRDASDIVRVHEIMDEEGRRVPVVAKVEKPQAVDALEEIVDAFDAIMVARGDLGVELPLEAVPIVQKRAVELARRKAKPVIVATQMLESMITSPRPTRAEASDCANAVLDGADALMLSGETSVGEFPVVTVKTMARIIESTEEHGLERIPKLGTRPFTQGGAITLAAAEVAEFVEAKALCVFTESGDSVRRMTRLRNGIPILAFTPNEGIRRRLALSWGVQTYLVEPVTHTDQMFHQVDEVLLAEGLAEVGQKVVVIAGSPPGIAGSTNELRVHVVGDAVNEAAPAYEK, encoded by the coding sequence ATGACCAGACGAGCGAAGATCGTCGCGACCCTCGGGCCCGCGACCAGCTCCTACGAGAGCATCCGCGCCATCATCGACGCCGGCGTGGACGTGGCCCGGATGAACCTCAGCCACGGCACCTACGACGTCCACGAGGGCATCTACTCCACCATCCGGAAGGCCGCCGACGACGCGGGCCGCGCGGTCGCGGTCCTGGTCGACCTGCAGGGCCCGAAGATCCGGCTCGGCAAGTTCTCCGACGGCCCGCACGACCTGGCGTTCGGCGACACCTTCGTCATCACGGTCGAGGACATCCTCGGCACCAAGGACATCTGCTCCACCACGTACAAGGGCCTCCCGGGCGACGTGAAGCCGGGCGACCCGCTGCTCATCGACGACGGCAAGGTCACCCTCCGCGTGGTCTCCACCGACGGTACCCGCGTCACGACCACGGTCGAGGTGGCCGGGGCGGTCAGCAACAACAAGGGCATCAACCTCCCGGGCGTGGCGGTCAACGTGCCCGCGCTGTCCGAGAAGGACGAGGCGGACCTCCGCTGGGGCCTGCGCCTCGGCGCCGACCTCATCGCGCTGAGCTTCGTTCGCGACGCCTCGGACATCGTCCGCGTGCACGAGATCATGGATGAGGAGGGCCGCCGCGTCCCCGTCGTCGCCAAGGTCGAGAAGCCGCAGGCCGTGGACGCGCTCGAGGAGATCGTCGACGCCTTCGACGCCATCATGGTCGCCCGCGGCGACCTGGGAGTCGAGCTCCCGCTCGAGGCCGTGCCGATCGTGCAGAAGCGCGCGGTCGAGCTGGCCCGCCGCAAGGCGAAGCCCGTCATCGTCGCGACGCAGATGCTGGAGTCCATGATCACGAGCCCCCGTCCCACCCGCGCGGAGGCCTCCGACTGCGCCAACGCGGTGCTCGACGGCGCCGACGCGCTAATGCTGAGCGGCGAGACGAGCGTGGGCGAGTTCCCCGTCGTCACCGTGAAGACCATGGCCCGCATCATCGAGTCGACCGAGGAGCACGGGCTGGAGCGCATCCCGAAGCTCGGCACGCGCCCCTTCACGCAGGGCGGCGCCATCACCCTCGCGGCCGCCGAGGTCGCCGAGTTCGTCGAGGCAAAGGCGCTCTGCGTCTTCACCGAGTCGGGCGACTCCGTGCGTCGCATGACGCGCCTGCGCAACGGCATCCCGATCCTCGCGTTCACGCCGAACGAGGGCATCCGCCGTCGCCTGGCCCTGTCGTGGGGCGTGCAGACGTACCTCGTCGAGCCCGTCACGCACACCGACCAGATGTTCCACCAGGTCGACGAGGTCCTCCTCGCGGAGGGCCTCGCGGAGGTCGGACAGAAGGTCGTCGTCATCGCCGGGTCCCCTCCCGGGATCGCGGGCTCCACGAACGAGCTGCGCGTCCACGTCGTCGGCGACGCCGTGAACGAGGCCGCTCCCGCGTACGAGAAGTAG